Proteins from a genomic interval of Colias croceus chromosome 2, ilColCroc2.1:
- the LOC123701170 gene encoding anoctamin-1-like isoform X1: MSDGDPSLEEDIPKPLLERPEENVFTPKIATPIFAGSVKLHHKLSDSAETESFLSDAQRNDLAFQQLFQDGDEDLLEKEKQAEERNADLHAMSVLSTYQDNLSQDMNTDRDGSEASTKTAEDCGCGVQPTSFDSANNNGKPANHCAIVMGGILNNPSLTFNDGVRSVDFVLVWEAHKEDATTREAFEQRRIFEQNLENEGLQLEREAPEHLHGLSFIKIHAPLAVLRDYSEILKLRMPMKDCSKIRKSGRTNAILSAAMYMSKFSVLKDAPEKTNSFLDSIDACWDKVMSKIRVDPKLFPERKHRLTAIYSKDKEYLFDTTSDCFWTPSIRSRIVQFILDRKKFSEATTDDFAFGIARLIANNVYSAAYPLHDGDLKTPGSMRHLLYTEWASVSKCIKYQPLDYVKDYFGVKIGLYFAWLGFYTHMLIPASIVGLCCVIYSAATVYSNTPSEDVCNYNSTIKMCPQCDYFCEYWDLNATCLQSRITYLFDNSTTVFFAIFMSFWAACFLELWKRYSAEMTHRWDLTGFDVYEEHPRPQYLARLAHVKRTQLNVVTGEREPMVPFWRMRLPATLMSFSVVCLLVLLALATVLGVVLYRMSLLGAAILRQNDNALITYNPIMFTTATAACINLVFICIFNYIYQFLAEWLTEKELLRTQTEFDDSLTLKIYLLQFVNYYASIFYIAFFKGKFVGRPGDYIRLFGHRQEECSPGGCFLELSIQLAIIMVGKQFINTIVEMMMPYLLKWWNVLRTIGRKNKIKSRLQWVKDFKLVDFGNMGLFPEYLEMVLQYGFVTIFVAAFPLAPLFALINNVLEMRLDATKFLSCYRRPVPQRVNDIGVWYRILDSIGKLSIITNGFIIAFTSDFIPRLVYHYTTGSLRQYVNHTLTDFNVTVLEHPPMGSTYNESMCSYPGYWHYKEGDDYEHSNWYWHVMGARLAFVVVFENVVALVMIVVRWAIPDMSGELRDRIRREAYVINSFIMEETRARSIASRTPRDERGPEGPTLRTMGPLGTPGPAQGDTEDTHWNHIATLSGSDFDLAAHGEHQDIRDLAKHVIQPNTETGRSTHV; this comes from the exons atGTCCGACGGCGACCCGTCCCTTGAAGAAGACATCCCGAAACCTTTATTGGAGCGGCCGGAAGAAAATGTGTTCACACCAAAGATAGCAACGCCAATATTCGCTGGCAGCGTAAAGCTTCATCACAAGCTTTCGGACTCCGCTGAAACGGAGTCGTTCTTATCAGATGCTCAACGGAATGACCTCGCCTTCCAACAGCTGTTCCAAGATGGAGATGAGGACCTTCTCGAA AAGGAGAAGCAGGCGGAAGAGAGGAATGCCGACTTGCACGCCATGTCGGTGTTGAGCACCTATCAGGACAACCTCTCGCAGGATATGAACACGGATCG GGATGGAAGCGAAGCCTCTACTAAAACAGCGGAGGACTGCGGATGTGGCGTCCAGCCTACATCATTCGATTCGGCCAACAATAATGGCAAACCTGCCAACCACTGCGC AATAGTAATGGGGGGTATCCTCAACAACCCCTCTCTTACGTTCAACGATGGGGTGCGTTCAGTGGACTTCGTGTTGGTCTGGGAGGCGCATAAAGAGGACGCTACCACTCGAGAGGCGTTTGAACAGAGGAGGATCTTCGAGCAGAACCTGGAGAATGAAGGTCTGCAACTGGAGAGAGAGGCCCCGGAGCATCTGCATGGGTTGAGCTTTATTAAG ATCCATGCACCATTAGCTGTACTTAGAGATTATAGTGAAATATTGAAACTTAGGATGCCAATGAAG GACTGCAGTAAGATACGGAAAAGTGGGCGGACGAATGCGATACTGAGCGCTGCCATGTATATGTCTAAG TTTTCAGTGTTAAAAGACGCACCAGAAAAGACAAACTCTTTCTTGGACAGCATAGATGCATGCTGGGACAAAGTCATGTCGAAAATCAGGGTCGATCCAAAATTATTCCCTGAAAGGAAACACCGTCTCACAGCCATTTATTCCAAGGATAAGGAGTACTt ATTCGACACGACCTCCGACTGTTTCTGGACGCCATCAATCCGGTCCCGCATAGTCCAATTCATTCTGGACCGCAAGAAGTTCTCAGAGGCCACTACAGATGACTTTGCGTTCGGTATCGCGAGGCTCATTGCGAATAATGTGTATAGCGCTGCTTATCCTTTACATGAC GGCGACCTCAAGACCCCTGGATCTATGCGACATTTGTTATACACGGAATGGGCCAGCGTGTCCAAATGCATCAAATATCAACCATTGGATTATGTTAAGGATTACTTTGGAGTTAAAATCG gcCTATATTTCGCGTGGCTGGGTTTCTATACGCACATGCTGATCCCTGCTTCCATTGTTGGTCTCTGCTGTGTGATATATTCCGCTGCTACTGTTTACTCTAATACTCCGag TGAAGACGTATGCAACTACAACTCTACAATAAAGATGTGTCCtcaatgtgattatttttgcGAGTACTGGGATCTGAATGCGACGTGCTTGCAGTCACGAATTACGTATCTGTTCGATAACTCCACTACTGTGTTCTTCGCTATATTTATGAGCTTTTGGG CGGCATGTTTCCTAGAGCTATGGAAGCGTTATTCAGCAGAGATGACGCACCGCTGGGACCTCACCGGCTTCGACGTGTACGAGGAGCACCCGCGACCGCAGTACTTGGCGAGATTGGCGCATGTTAAACGGACACAG TTGAACGTGGTGACGGGAGAACGTGAACCAATGGTACCGTTCTGGCGAATGCGTTTACCGGCCACACTAATGTCGTTCAGTGTGGTCTGTCTCCTGGTACTGTTGGCTCTGGCCACAGTACTGGGCGTGGTGTTATACCGTATGTCTTTGCTCGGCGCGGCCATCTTGCGACAGAACGATAATGCTCTAATTACATATAACCCGATCATGTTTACGACGGCTACAGCGGCGTGTATCAATCTCgtgtttatatgtatttttaattat ATATATCAATTCCTAGCAGAATGGCTAACAGAAAAAGAGCTCCTACGAACACAAACAGAATTTGACGATTCGTTAACACTAAAGATATATTTACTGCAATTCGTCAACTATTACGCGTCGATATTTTACATTGCATTCTTCAAAGGCAAGTTTGTAGGACGTCCAGGGGATTACATACGGTTGTTTGGGCACAGGCAGGAGGAG TGCTCGCCCGGAGGCTGTTTCCTAGAACTTTCCATCCAGCTAGCGATCATAATGGTCGGGAAGCAGTTCATCAACACCATAGTAGAGATGATGATGCCCTACCTGCTGAAGTGGTGGAACGTGTTACGAACTATTGGCAGGAAAAACAA GATTAAAAGCCGGTTGCAGTGGGTGAAAGATTTCAAATTGGTAGATTTCGGCAATATGGGTCTCTTTCCGGAGTATTTGGAAATGG TGTTACAGTACGGTTTCGTAACAATATTCGTGGCTGCCTTTCCCCTGGCCCCGCTATTCGCGCTCATCAACAACGTGCTAGAGATGCGCTTGGACGCAACCAAGTTCCTGTCGTGCTACCGCCGGCCCGTTCCGCAGAGGGTCAACGATATTGGTGTGTGGTACCGCATACTGGACTCGATTGGGAAGCTCAGCATCATCACCAAC GGCTTCATAATAGCGTTCACATCGGACTTCATCCCGCGTCTAGTATACCACTATACTACGGGTTCGCTCCGACAATACGTGAACCACACGCTGACGGACTTCAACGTGACCGTGTTGGAGCACCCGCCCATGGGGTCCACGTACAATGAGTCTATGTGCAG ttaccCTGGATATTGGCACTACAAGGAGGGCGATGATTACGAACACTCCAACTGGTACTGGCATGTGATGGGAGCTAGATTGGCGTTCGTCGTTGTTTTTGAG AATGTAGTAGCCCTCGTAATGATAGTAGTCCGCTGGGCGATACCGGACATGTCCGGCGAGTTACGCGACCGGATCCGGCGCGAGGCTTACGTCATCAACAGCTTCATTATGGAAGAGACACGAGCGAGGTCCATCGCATCCCGGACCCCACGGGACGAGCGGGGCCCCGAGGGACCCACGTTGAGGACGATGGGGCCCCTAGGGACCCCAGGGCCCGCGCAAG GTGACACAGAAGATACACACTGGAATCACATAGCCACGCTATCTGGTTCGGATTTTGACTTGGCAGCGCACGGCGAACATCAGGACATTCGGGACTTGGCCAAACATGTCATTCAACCGAACACTGAGACCGGGAGATCCACACACGTGTGA
- the LOC123701170 gene encoding anoctamin-1-like isoform X2, with protein sequence MSDGDPSLEEDIPKPLLERPEENVFTPKIATPIFAGSVKLHHKLSDSAETESFLSDAQRNDLAFQQLFQDGDEDLLEKEKQAEERNADLHAMSVLSTYQDNLSQDMNTDRDGSEASTKTAEDCGCGVQPTSFDSANNNGKPANHCAIVMGGILNNPSLTFNDGVRSVDFVLVWEAHKEDATTREAFEQRRIFEQNLENEGLQLEREAPEHLHGLSFIKIHAPLAVLRDYSEILKLRMPMKDCSKIRKSGRTNAILSAAMYMSKFSVLKDAPEKTNSFLDSIDACWDKVMSKIRVDPKLFPERKHRLTAIYSKDKEYLFDTTSDCFWTPSIRSRIVQFILDRKKFSEATTDDFAFGIARLIANNVYSAAYPLHDGDLKTPGSMRHLLYTEWASVSKCIKYQPLDYVKDYFGVKIGLYFAWLGFYTHMLIPASIVGLCCVIYSAATVYSNTPSEDVCNYNSTIKMCPQCDYFCEYWDLNATCLQSRITYLFDNSTTVFFAIFMSFWAACFLELWKRYSAEMTHRWDLTGFDVYEEHPRPQYLARLAHVKRTQLNVVTGEREPMVPFWRMRLPATLMSFSVVCLLVLLALATVLGVVLYRMSLLGAAILRQNDNALITYNPIMFTTATAACINLVFICIFNYIYQFLAEWLTEKELLRTQTEFDDSLTLKIYLLQFVNYYASIFYIAFFKGKFVGRPGDYIRLFGHRQEECSPGGCFLELSIQLAIIMVGKQFINTIVEMMMPYLLKWWNVLRTIGRKNKIKSRLQWVKDFKLVDFGNMGLFPEYLEMVLQYGFVTIFVAAFPLAPLFALINNVLEMRLDATKFLSCYRRPVPQRVNDIGVWYRILDSIGKLSIITNGFIIAFTSDFIPRLVYHYTTGSLRQYVNHTLTDFNVTVLEHPPMGSTYNESMCSYPGYWHYKEGDDYEHSNWYWHVMGARLAFVVVFENVVALVMIVVRWAIPDMSGELRDRIRREAYVINSFIMEETRARSIASRTPRDERGPEGPTLRTMGPLGTPGPAQGHTSV encoded by the exons atGTCCGACGGCGACCCGTCCCTTGAAGAAGACATCCCGAAACCTTTATTGGAGCGGCCGGAAGAAAATGTGTTCACACCAAAGATAGCAACGCCAATATTCGCTGGCAGCGTAAAGCTTCATCACAAGCTTTCGGACTCCGCTGAAACGGAGTCGTTCTTATCAGATGCTCAACGGAATGACCTCGCCTTCCAACAGCTGTTCCAAGATGGAGATGAGGACCTTCTCGAA AAGGAGAAGCAGGCGGAAGAGAGGAATGCCGACTTGCACGCCATGTCGGTGTTGAGCACCTATCAGGACAACCTCTCGCAGGATATGAACACGGATCG GGATGGAAGCGAAGCCTCTACTAAAACAGCGGAGGACTGCGGATGTGGCGTCCAGCCTACATCATTCGATTCGGCCAACAATAATGGCAAACCTGCCAACCACTGCGC AATAGTAATGGGGGGTATCCTCAACAACCCCTCTCTTACGTTCAACGATGGGGTGCGTTCAGTGGACTTCGTGTTGGTCTGGGAGGCGCATAAAGAGGACGCTACCACTCGAGAGGCGTTTGAACAGAGGAGGATCTTCGAGCAGAACCTGGAGAATGAAGGTCTGCAACTGGAGAGAGAGGCCCCGGAGCATCTGCATGGGTTGAGCTTTATTAAG ATCCATGCACCATTAGCTGTACTTAGAGATTATAGTGAAATATTGAAACTTAGGATGCCAATGAAG GACTGCAGTAAGATACGGAAAAGTGGGCGGACGAATGCGATACTGAGCGCTGCCATGTATATGTCTAAG TTTTCAGTGTTAAAAGACGCACCAGAAAAGACAAACTCTTTCTTGGACAGCATAGATGCATGCTGGGACAAAGTCATGTCGAAAATCAGGGTCGATCCAAAATTATTCCCTGAAAGGAAACACCGTCTCACAGCCATTTATTCCAAGGATAAGGAGTACTt ATTCGACACGACCTCCGACTGTTTCTGGACGCCATCAATCCGGTCCCGCATAGTCCAATTCATTCTGGACCGCAAGAAGTTCTCAGAGGCCACTACAGATGACTTTGCGTTCGGTATCGCGAGGCTCATTGCGAATAATGTGTATAGCGCTGCTTATCCTTTACATGAC GGCGACCTCAAGACCCCTGGATCTATGCGACATTTGTTATACACGGAATGGGCCAGCGTGTCCAAATGCATCAAATATCAACCATTGGATTATGTTAAGGATTACTTTGGAGTTAAAATCG gcCTATATTTCGCGTGGCTGGGTTTCTATACGCACATGCTGATCCCTGCTTCCATTGTTGGTCTCTGCTGTGTGATATATTCCGCTGCTACTGTTTACTCTAATACTCCGag TGAAGACGTATGCAACTACAACTCTACAATAAAGATGTGTCCtcaatgtgattatttttgcGAGTACTGGGATCTGAATGCGACGTGCTTGCAGTCACGAATTACGTATCTGTTCGATAACTCCACTACTGTGTTCTTCGCTATATTTATGAGCTTTTGGG CGGCATGTTTCCTAGAGCTATGGAAGCGTTATTCAGCAGAGATGACGCACCGCTGGGACCTCACCGGCTTCGACGTGTACGAGGAGCACCCGCGACCGCAGTACTTGGCGAGATTGGCGCATGTTAAACGGACACAG TTGAACGTGGTGACGGGAGAACGTGAACCAATGGTACCGTTCTGGCGAATGCGTTTACCGGCCACACTAATGTCGTTCAGTGTGGTCTGTCTCCTGGTACTGTTGGCTCTGGCCACAGTACTGGGCGTGGTGTTATACCGTATGTCTTTGCTCGGCGCGGCCATCTTGCGACAGAACGATAATGCTCTAATTACATATAACCCGATCATGTTTACGACGGCTACAGCGGCGTGTATCAATCTCgtgtttatatgtatttttaattat ATATATCAATTCCTAGCAGAATGGCTAACAGAAAAAGAGCTCCTACGAACACAAACAGAATTTGACGATTCGTTAACACTAAAGATATATTTACTGCAATTCGTCAACTATTACGCGTCGATATTTTACATTGCATTCTTCAAAGGCAAGTTTGTAGGACGTCCAGGGGATTACATACGGTTGTTTGGGCACAGGCAGGAGGAG TGCTCGCCCGGAGGCTGTTTCCTAGAACTTTCCATCCAGCTAGCGATCATAATGGTCGGGAAGCAGTTCATCAACACCATAGTAGAGATGATGATGCCCTACCTGCTGAAGTGGTGGAACGTGTTACGAACTATTGGCAGGAAAAACAA GATTAAAAGCCGGTTGCAGTGGGTGAAAGATTTCAAATTGGTAGATTTCGGCAATATGGGTCTCTTTCCGGAGTATTTGGAAATGG TGTTACAGTACGGTTTCGTAACAATATTCGTGGCTGCCTTTCCCCTGGCCCCGCTATTCGCGCTCATCAACAACGTGCTAGAGATGCGCTTGGACGCAACCAAGTTCCTGTCGTGCTACCGCCGGCCCGTTCCGCAGAGGGTCAACGATATTGGTGTGTGGTACCGCATACTGGACTCGATTGGGAAGCTCAGCATCATCACCAAC GGCTTCATAATAGCGTTCACATCGGACTTCATCCCGCGTCTAGTATACCACTATACTACGGGTTCGCTCCGACAATACGTGAACCACACGCTGACGGACTTCAACGTGACCGTGTTGGAGCACCCGCCCATGGGGTCCACGTACAATGAGTCTATGTGCAG ttaccCTGGATATTGGCACTACAAGGAGGGCGATGATTACGAACACTCCAACTGGTACTGGCATGTGATGGGAGCTAGATTGGCGTTCGTCGTTGTTTTTGAG AATGTAGTAGCCCTCGTAATGATAGTAGTCCGCTGGGCGATACCGGACATGTCCGGCGAGTTACGCGACCGGATCCGGCGCGAGGCTTACGTCATCAACAGCTTCATTATGGAAGAGACACGAGCGAGGTCCATCGCATCCCGGACCCCACGGGACGAGCGGGGCCCCGAGGGACCCACGTTGAGGACGATGGGGCCCCTAGGGACCCCAGGGCCCGCGCAAGGTCACACCAGCGTTTAG